TGGATTTCCTACATCGGACTAATTAACCTTGGTTAACCTTTTGCATGAGGGTTGAAAAGGAAAGTGTCACTAAATGTTAATGTAATGGCACCTTCAAAAATCTAAATGTAGGTTATATGACTAGATTTCCTTAGAATATGTCATGACTGACATTTTAATCCGGCACTTAACTACTTGCTCTCCCCTTTGAAATACAGGTAGAGTTAACTTACCTGGAGAAGCAGCTAGCGTCGCTCATGACAGAGTCCACCGCCACTAACGTGCCCCCGCAGACGTGTGCTCCGTTTTTCTGTAGGCTGGCTATCCAGGGCCACAAGCCTGCTGTCGCCAACGAGCTTCCCCCACCAATACGGGAGTTCAAAGAGGGGCTAGCGCTGCCACACACCACAgctgcagagggagagacagatacaaGTTTGAGAGACAAATAAAAGGGAGTAATCCAGTAGTCAGATTTATCACAGAGGTAGAGATTCACATCAATGTTTAGTCATATGCACAAGATAGACTATAGGTACGTACGTGCGGGTGTGGTTGTAGGGGGGGGGGTGGTGATTCTGACTAATGGCAGAGCAGTGCAGGTGACACTGAGGTCAGAGTCAGtcccattggatgagaaggtgatgaagcctGGTTGGGCACTGGTAATCTGGCTGTTGATCCAGGTCTGGTACTGGGAAACTCTGGCGTACACACCAGGGAAATTTGCCAGAGCACAGCTGTTGCCAAAACTTACAACGCCAGACTGGATCCAGCGAGTACCCTGTTTGCTCACAAGCGGACCTCCTGAGTCCCCCTATGCATAGACAGATTTACAGTGTCACTGGGATTGAATTGTCACAGGATTATGAAATATAATGGGTTGGTTTCCCAGATGAAGCCTAGTCTCAGACAAATAATTATTTTCAAATGGGGAATCTCTATTGAAAATTATTTTTAGTCTAGGATTAGGTATAACCTGTTTTCGGAGAATTGGCTCAATGTGTAATTGACTGACACTGTAATAAACAAATAGGACACCCAAGAGATTTTACCTGACAGGAATCCTTTCCTCCTGCTGATAGACCAGCACAGATCATGTTGTCAGTGATGGTGCCAACTCCATAATTACAGTTACACTGCCTGTTTCCCACTACAGGCACATCCACCTCCTGTAGGATCTGTGGTACAGCTGGGATGATAAACCGAAAATGTAGTCACCATCCACTTATCACAGGCATTGCTGATATTCTTCACTACGATAAGTAGCTCATACTAGacaatgtgaagtttgaaatgaaatcagtttgctaatatgggtgattgttaatgggacaattgataGCTACAACAATAAAACTAGTATTAGTTTAAAGGCTAATCAAAAAAACTGGGGCACATGAATGTTAAACTTATCGTTCCATTTATCGTTATCGCATCAATTCAGGTAATTTATTGCGGTATAcatttttgtccatatcgcccagctctagtCTGTGGTGAGGGCAGGGACACTGAGGAGACTTTCAACCCCATAAGAAAAAGGGCTTCCTCAACATACACAAGACCTCTCATAATTCTGATCCATTATCAGTAGTAGTTAAAACAAGCTATATCTGTGGACTCACATCCTTCACTGCTGAGGGTGCCCCAGCCTGTGACCCAGCTAGTAGTGCCAGCATAGAAGGAGCTGCCTTGTGCAGCTAGGCAGACTGGCCGGATGTAGTTGGTAAAAGTCACGGAGGAGGAGAGCTTCAACAGACACATGTCGTTGTCACTGGTACTACGGATGTAGTTGGGGTGGCAGATGATCTGAGTGACCGTAAGGCTCACTTCATTAGGGTTGGAGCCCTGCTGGTTCTGACGACCCAGGTAGACCAGCAAATTTGATGTACTGGTGCTGAGAAAATGAGAGTTTCAAGTTAGAATTGTATTAAATGTTTGAAGGGCCTGTAGCACCCACTTCAGCAATATTTGAATATTATCATTATTTACAAACTGCTTCCCTTAACTTCCCACATCTCATTTTGAAAACATGATGGGGAGGAAAGTCTGTTTACTGTCCCAAAAAAACATTGTGGTTTTATGTGATCACATGAAAATCTaaatctattattattatgacAGTTTGTAGAAATACTACAATACAGATTTGATTGAATTAAGTCGTTTATTTTATGGGTCCTCACCTGGGAAAGCAGTGAGCAGCAGTCAGCACCCACTCTTTGTTAATAAGGGATCCCCCACAAAAATGTCTGCCAGATTTCTGCAGACTGGCCTGCCATGGCCAACTCCCTGGACGAGCATCCTGACCCCCCACGATCCTAGTGTTGAGAGGAGAGATTCCACACACTAACAAAGACACAGATGGGCGAGGGATTACAAAATATAACACACAGGAAGTGAATAGATTAAAGCTCACTAGTTAGTCAGTGAATAGGAGCA
Above is a window of Salmo salar chromosome ssa03, Ssal_v3.1, whole genome shotgun sequence DNA encoding:
- the LOC106600702 gene encoding transmembrane protease serine 9, coding for MEVSKVLCLVTLLVALFSKVSHSQLDVCGISPLNTRIVGGQDARPGSWPWQASLQKSGRHFCGGSLINKEWVLTAAHCFPSTSTSNLLVYLGRQNQQGSNPNEVSLTVTQIICHPNYIRSTSDNDMCLLKLSSSVTFTNYIRPVCLAAQGSSFYAGTTSWVTGWGTLSSEGSVPQILQEVDVPVVGNRQCNCNYGVGTITDNMICAGLSAGGKDSCQGDSGGPLVSKQGTRWIQSGVVSFGNSCALANFPGVYARVSQYQTWINSQITSAQPGFITFSSNGTDSDLSVTCTALPLVRITTPPPTTTPAPVVCGSASPSLNSRIGGGSSLATAGLWPWIASLQKNGAHVCGGTLVAVDSVMSDASCFSSQPNASQWTVILGRLKQNGSNPNEVTLNVINITMSNLTGNNVAILRLASKPKLSNYIQPICLDQGTSTFSTGTKCWVAGWGTGQGGAEQVLQEFQTSVVECVNVSSTENICTEPVTLLQGDVGGPLMCKQGNSWFQTAVLTVDSSNTTSSNTTSTNSTSKARLSRSPRASPNQVFTKTSHFKDFLTSTLGTLLFPATTITPTTPSASLAHSSFSLFLVLLFSLSSVLLLGWD